In Nostoc piscinale CENA21, the genomic stretch TTATCGAATCTCTAGCAAATCACAAAGTTAGTCGAATTATCCTTGTACCTTCATTACTGCGGTTAATTTTAGATAATTATAGTCATCTGATTCATAAATTATCACACCTCAAATTCTGGATCACGAGTGGAGAGGCATTATCGATTAAATTAGTGCTGAGTTTCCGTGAATTAATGCCATCTGCAAAATTGATTAACCTTTATGGCTCATCGGAAGTTTCAGCAAATGCCACTTATTATGATACTAGTTTATTAATAAATCAAGCTCAGAGTGTACCTATCGGTCGTCCAATTGATAACACCCAAACTTATGTATTGAATGGTGATTTACAACTGACACCAATAGGAGTAGTAGGAGAACTTTATATTGGTGGTGATGGATTAGCGAAGGGATATTTACACCGTCCAGATTTAATACAAGAAAGATTTATTGATAACCCTTGGATCTTGGGAGAGAAAATTTATAAAACAGGCGATTTAGTGAGATATTTACCCGATGGGAATTTGGAATATTTAGGACGCAGTGACGAACAAGTAAAAATCAGGGGTTTTCGGGTGGAATTGGGAGAAATAACAAGTGCGATCGCCCAACACCCAGATGTCCAAGAAGCAGTTGTAATTACTAGCAATAATCATCTCGAAAATCCCCGTTTGCTTGCCTATATTGTTACCAATAAGCCAGATATAACTCCCGAATTATCATCCTATTTGCAACATAAACTACCTAATTATATGTTGCCGTCAGCTTTTATTTGCCTGGATACTCTACCACTTACACCGAATGGTAAAGTCAATAAATCTGCCCTACCCCAAACTGAAATTATCCAGCAAAATTCCCAGACATTAAAGATTGCTCCCCGAAACTTTAATGAATTAGCTTTAGTTAAAATTTGGGAAAATATCTTAAACACTCATCCTATCGGCATCCAAGACAACTTTTTTGACTTAGGCGGACACTCATTTTTAGCTGTACGGGTGATGGCGCAAGTTTATGATAAATTCGGTCATAATCTCCCGCTATCAACTTTATTTGAAAACCCGACAATTGAAAAACTAGCAGCAATTGTCAGTCAACCATTGAGAGAAAGTTCTCATTCTCCTTTAGTAGCCATTAACTCAACTGGTAATCAGCTACCTTTCTTCTGTATACATGGTGCTGGTGGCAATATTAGCCCCTATTTTAAATTATCAAGAATCTTGGGCGAAGATTATCCATTTTATGGATTAGAATATAAACCAGATAGCGAACAACCTGATATAATCTCCGTCGAAAAACTAGCAACTCGCTACCTCAAAGAAATTCGCCAATTCCAACCAAATGGCCCCTATCTTTTAGGCGGACATTGTTACGGTGGGATTCTCGCTTTTGAAATAGCCCAGCAACTACAACAGCAAGGTCAAAAAGTAGGCTTGGTGGCAATTATTGATGCTATCTTACCAGAAACAACTATTGTCACAAGTCCTGATGATGATGCTAAATTTTTGCTGCGGTTGGCAGAAGAAACAAAAATTTGGAATGATATAAATTTATCGCTATCTTTTGAAGAAATGCGAGATTTATCACTCCAGGAGCAATTTAATTTAATTAATCAAAAAGCCAACTTCATTTTCTCTGAAGCTGAGGTTCAAGATTTTCTACGCCATTACAAAGTTTTTAAAGCTAATGTCCAAGCGATGCGAAATTATGTACCGCAAATTTATCCTGATGCCTTAACTATCTTACGAGCTAAAGAAGAAATTATTCATGATTTTGATAATCCTGAATGGACTACTAATGACCCCTTCTTAGGTTGGGGTAAATATGGCAGTTCATCTACTCAGGTGATTGAAATTCCTGGTAATCATTTCTCAATTTTATTGGAACCTCATATTCATGAATTAGCTAAACAATTGAAAATTTGTATTGATGATGCTGTTTGTAATTTCACTATGTCAAAGGAGTAAAAGAGGCTGATGAAACTACCCCCTGGGCCAAAAACTCCTGCTTGGTTGCTGGCTTTGCAATTCGAGGCTGATTTCTTTGGCTATATGGATGCTATTTCTCAACGTTATGGTGACATTGTGACTGTAATGTTTGGTTCAACGCCGACAGTTTATGTGAGTAATCCTTCAGGGATAAAGGAGATTTTTACTCACACAAAGGAAGTTGTCGCCAGAGGAGAATTAAACCAAAACTTCGCCTTCTTAACAGGAGCGCAAGGAGTTTTACAACTAGATGGATCACGTCATAAAAATCGGCGCAAGCTGTTAATGTCGGCTTTTCATGGTGAACGGATGCAAGCCTGCGGGAAACGCATCTGCGAACTAACAGCAAGAGTCATGAATCAACAAACAATTGGTAAACCTTTTCTGGCTTACTCAGTCTTAGAAGAAATTACTTTGGCGGTAGGTATAGAAGTGGTGATGGGATTGTATACCGGAGAAAGTTATGAACGAGTAAAACATTTATTTGCTTCTGTTTTTAAACATCAACTTTCCCCATTGGTACAACTGCTGACAAAACTTCCCTTTTGGGAATGGAATTTAGGGCGGTGGAGTCCCCAAGGAAATTTACTTTATCTGCGACAAGAACTATTTCAAGTGTTGTCGGATGAAGTAAAATCGCGTCGCCAACAAGCCGATTTATCGCGCACAGATATTCTCTCGGATTTGGTATTAGCGAGTGATGAGATGGGTGAACCGATCGCAGATGAAGAAATCCGAGACTTATTAATTTCACCTATCGGCGCGGCGCAAGGTGCTTCAGCCACAGCGATCGCTTGGGCTTTGTACTGGATTCACCGTTTACCTGAAGTGTGCGATCGCCTGCTGGAAGAACTCACTAGCCTTGGCGAAAACCCAGATATCACCAGCATCTTAGCCTTACCTTATCTCAACGCTGTTTGTAACGAAGTTTTACGCATTTACCCGACTCAACTGTTTGCATTTCCCCGCATTGTAGAATCTCCGGTAGAAATTATGGGCTATCAATTGAGTCCAGAAACTATATTAATTGCTAACATTTATTCTACACATCAGCGCGAAGATTTATACCCACAACCAAAACAATTTAAACCAGAAAGATTTCTAGAAAGACAATTTTCTACCTACGAATTTTTACCCTTTGGTGGTGGTTCTCGTGTTTGTATTGGCGGCACATTTGCTTTATTTGAAATGAAATTAGTATTAGCCACAATTTTTGCCAACTATCAATTAAAGCTAGTGAGTAAACAACCAGAAAAGCCAAAATTTGATGGTCTTCTTTGTTATCCTGCTAGTGGCGTAAAGATGGTTGTATCTGCTCAAAATCAACATCAGCGATCGTCGGTTTCTCTTGTTTCTGGTAGGTTTTAGACATTATGAAGAAAATGGAGACAAGGAGGACAAGGTAGACAAGGGAGAAATATATTGGTAAATCATTTAATAAAAATCACCTAATAACTCTCCTAAAATCTTATCTCTTCTTCTTCGCGCACTTTGCGTCCTTGGCGGTTCGTTTTATCATACTTATTATTTATACCGTGTTTTTGATGCCAAAAACCTATCTTATCTTGGAGTAATTAAAGATGAATCAAACTAATAAAGGCGCAGTTGTCATCACAGGAACATCAACAGGTCTTGGTCGAGCAACTGCACTTTTTCTAGACAAAAAAGGATATCAAGTTTTTGCTGGAGTCCGTAGCGAAAAAGATGCTGAGTCACTCAAACAAGCTGCGTCTGGTGATTTAATACCAATTATTCTGGACATCACCAAACCAGAACAAATTAAATCTGCTTTAGACTTTGTTTCATTAGCAGTTGGTGAACAAGGATTATTTGCTTTAATTAATAATGCTGTTGTCGCTGCTAATGGAGCCATTGAGTGTACAACCATCGAAGATATTAGATTAAACTTTGAAGTCAATGTGATTGGTCAAATCGCCGTGACTCAAGCATTTTTACCAATGCTACGCAAAGCTAAGGGCAGAATCATCAATATTAGTGGTGTTTGTGGCAGAGTTGCTGTACCATATTTTGGAATTTTATCAGCAACAAAAGCCGCCTTGGAGTCACTT encodes the following:
- a CDS encoding cytochrome P450 produces the protein MKLPPGPKTPAWLLALQFEADFFGYMDAISQRYGDIVTVMFGSTPTVYVSNPSGIKEIFTHTKEVVARGELNQNFAFLTGAQGVLQLDGSRHKNRRKLLMSAFHGERMQACGKRICELTARVMNQQTIGKPFLAYSVLEEITLAVGIEVVMGLYTGESYERVKHLFASVFKHQLSPLVQLLTKLPFWEWNLGRWSPQGNLLYLRQELFQVLSDEVKSRRQQADLSRTDILSDLVLASDEMGEPIADEEIRDLLISPIGAAQGASATAIAWALYWIHRLPEVCDRLLEELTSLGENPDITSILALPYLNAVCNEVLRIYPTQLFAFPRIVESPVEIMGYQLSPETILIANIYSTHQREDLYPQPKQFKPERFLERQFSTYEFLPFGGGSRVCIGGTFALFEMKLVLATIFANYQLKLVSKQPEKPKFDGLLCYPASGVKMVVSAQNQHQRSSVSLVSGRF
- a CDS encoding SDR family NAD(P)-dependent oxidoreductase, whose product is MNQTNKGAVVITGTSTGLGRATALFLDKKGYQVFAGVRSEKDAESLKQAASGDLIPIILDITKPEQIKSALDFVSLAVGEQGLFALINNAVVAANGAIECTTIEDIRLNFEVNVIGQIAVTQAFLPMLRKAKGRIINISGVCGRVAVPYFGILSATKAALESLTDCLRMELKSSGVEVLSILPADALITPEQADKQALNYQKTLANISPEHQALYGKNHKIHIDNVIKNNREIGSPLEIVTEVILEALEAKKPKRQYFPTKYPWSLRLFALYKRLLPYQYFHDQVYFKSFNYD